A window of the Polaribacter batillariae genome harbors these coding sequences:
- the trmD gene encoding tRNA (guanosine(37)-N1)-methyltransferase TrmD, with the protein MRIDIISVAPDLLESPFNHSIVKRAKEKGLAEIIIHDLREYGLGNYKQIDDTQFGGGAGMVMMIEPIANCIRKLQSERVYNEIIYMTPDAKTLNQSTANTLSLKENILILTGHYKGVDQRIRDLFITKEISIGDYVLTGGELAAAVLVDAIVRLIPGVIGDEQSALTDSFQDNLLSPPVYTRPADFEGNKVPDILLSGNFPKIDDWRSEKAYERTKKIRPDLLDE; encoded by the coding sequence ATGCGAATAGATATTATTTCAGTAGCTCCAGATTTATTAGAAAGTCCGTTTAATCACTCAATTGTTAAACGTGCAAAAGAAAAAGGTTTGGCAGAAATTATAATTCATGATTTACGTGAATATGGCTTAGGCAACTACAAACAAATTGATGACACTCAGTTTGGTGGTGGTGCAGGAATGGTAATGATGATTGAACCGATTGCAAATTGCATTCGAAAATTACAATCAGAAAGAGTGTATAACGAAATTATTTACATGACTCCAGATGCAAAAACGCTAAATCAATCTACCGCAAACACACTTTCATTAAAAGAAAACATCTTAATTCTTACAGGACATTATAAAGGTGTAGATCAACGCATTAGAGACCTATTTATTACCAAAGAAATTTCCATTGGCGATTATGTTTTAACGGGTGGCGAATTGGCTGCTGCAGTTTTAGTAGATGCTATTGTTCGTTTAATTCCAGGGGTTATTGGCGATGAGCAATCGGCTTTAACAGATTCTTTTCAAGATAATTTGTTGTCTCCTCCTGTATATACAAGACCTGCCGATTTCGAAGGAAATAAAGTGCCTGATATTTTATTGTCTGGAAATTTTCCAAAAATTGATGATTGGAGAAGTGAAAAAGCTTACGAAAGAACAAAAAAAATAAGACCCGATTTATTAGATGAGTAG